In Planococcus citri chromosome 4, ihPlaCitr1.1, whole genome shotgun sequence, the genomic window GTAAACTTTAAaccgctctcctgtaaaatttacgtttttaccCTTAGTACCCTTTTACTAGACGTGGGCACATATGACTTTTTGAGGCAGTTTGTCGAAAGCCCTTAGAAAAGCTTTTCGTTTGGGCTCCGGGATAGTCTCCATTTTCAACGCTGTCCCCATGCAGAAGTATATCACACCGTGTTCAGACCCATCAATGAATTGTTGGATGTCCTTTGTCACATTAACGAATTTATTACAGTACactctcgataactcgaaatccaaggggaatggtcattcattcggcttatagaggttttcgagataatcagtttcgagttatgcaggtaagattttgagagtgttcgagttatagaggtcttacGAAATGAATGACTTaagagatatgtaagtgcataaaagatagaagtatgaattgaaatattcgagttatagaggtaaacgccagacaacgtacgacttatagaggctttctcactatttttggcaaaagtttagcTTGGAGTTACAACTGAGTTATTCAAGTGCATGAAAGATAGCAGTAAGAGtggaaaaatattcgagttatagaggtaaacgccagacaacgtacgagttatagaggctttctcgctattttaggcaaaattttagcttcgagttacGACTGGTTTGTATAGTCAATTTCgacttatccgagtaaagttaacattgagtgttacggagatttcaaggggaatggaggttgattcggctaatagaggttttcgagttaaagagtttcgagttatcgagagtGTACTGTACTAATTACTAATTAGATATAATATGGTATTTGAATAGGTAGTAGTACTAagtatagaattttttcaaaggttcaaCTTATTAATGACTTTTACACTGCATTTAATATACCTATGGATACctatgaattttgattttaattcaatGGAACCTCATAGTAAATAATTACTTATCCTATTAAAGAGTCCACTGCGTGTTCATTACACTTGGTTCGAATTACCTTAGCTATTCACCATAAGCAACCGTGCTTGCACGAAAGTACAactaattgcatttttcaaaaatgttaccgAAATCTTTGAATCAAAATACTAACTAAGTGcataaattattactttttgcttaattcatttttgaagggcttacctatacctacccacaAATTCAAAGTTACTTGGCCCACTAAAAAATCGAGATATTTTCTCTCACAAAGTCCATCATTCAAATTAGGTATCCATTTAACTAAatcttttcaagttgaaattccaaaaaaattctaacattaaaattttttatcaataaaattgatgtaataatttctgtatttttcatcTGTTATTGAGCTTTGAATTATTTCTAAATAAGTAAatctacctagacctacctcaGGTACAGGTTTTGCTTCGTTAATATGCACCCCTGCAATTTCAACAACTCCTGGAACCAGAGGACGAGGCACATTGAAACTAAAATGTGAAAACAACAACATCAAACTGgtgtttttcgcaatttcgttAAGTCCTGGGGTATCTGCTCCAAACACTTGTTTTGCAACGTCTTCGACCCCaaacgaataataaaaatataccatcTCAGTAAATAAATAGCAAAGAGTATTATATAATCGTTGATAAAACGTAGGATGACTGCGATTAAACTCTGCATTAGTATTCGGGTACGGTATATAAGAAGGATTATTCGGATTACCCATACGATCAGCTGCCCAAGGAAACATGGAATTCAGACAAAATGCAATATGGTACGCCTGAAACCTATTCACAAATCCTAAGGTCACATCTCCATGAAATACTTCGGTTATTACTAAATCGTAAGAATCGTttgttttcaagaatttcttcaatttttcgcaTCTAAACATTTGTTCCATCAGCTCGACACCGCTTGAAAGCAGCGAATAGACTTGTAGAAAAGGATTACGACTTATGTCCTCGTCATTCAAAGTGAAACCTTCTTCTGGAAAGTTAGAGCATTCTGTAATATCGATATCGGTGAAATTCTTTTCCGATTTGTTCGTTGGGAATGGATTAATCACCGTTACATTATGTCCTCTTCTGGCCAACTCCTTCGTGACTGATTGATATATGATGTAGTGGCTTTTGAGTTTCAATGGAAACACACCCAGAATATTGGCACATTGTGATCCGGTCACaaacacaaataaaataaacactGTACAAATACTTTGTTTTACTCGCATAATTATTAACAGGACACTTAATTTACAAAGTAACTTGTAGCGTtgttataatatgtattaacGAAATAGAACgtactaagtacctatgtataggCATAAAAAGTAGAAGGGTCATATCAAATAATCCACcgagataattttcaaaaagaaatcattcaaaaagGTGATATTCTACTTCATGTATCTAATtttataggtatgttttttgaaacgtgaagtacctaggtacctattaccaaTGAATTGGGATTGAGATTAATGGATTTCGTGAACATAAAAATTTAAGCCACTTTGGCGTCATTGcgatttattttgatttttttttttttagaatcacCGACAATGACTGCAGgtttcgagtgaaaaaataaccataattttttcagcaaatataaaatgaaaaatgttgcgCCAAAAATGACAGTGATCAGAAAAACGATGACATCCAGTAATAAATATTGATAAAGAGGCAAATCTACAGCAGCAGAACGTAAGTGGCGAGCTCCTTTATGTCGAATTACATACTCAATCCAATAAATTGCGGTATCCATAGCAGACATGGGTCTATCTTTATatatttttgacagttttttcatatttgtggCGTATCTGTAAAATAAACGAGAGGTTTGGTTTGTATAaatcccaccaaaaaaatattcatctgcATATATCAATACTTTATGCAGTGTTTTTTACATATACTTAGGTATCTAATCTTCAAGCTTACTCAGGCTGTAAGACTTGCATAATTTTGGTGAGCACTGTATCATTGTTGATGTCAGAATAATCCAAAATCTCGGCTGCTCCATAGGCTCGTAATGATCGTAAGTTGAGCGTTTGATCATGAAACATTGGAATCCCTAAAACAGGCACGCCTTCGTAGATGGCTTCATTTAAACCCAAAGCTCCACCGTGGGCTATAAATAGTTTTACTTTGGGATGAGCTGTAGAAGATCACGACAATTTTACTGAAGATTTaaagaaatttgagatttcGATAAGTATATGTATATAGGCGTGTTAGAAGATTCAAACCTCGCAATTCAACATGAGCTTTCGAAtttttcataggtaggtatacaaatacTGTCAACTGCCCTAATTTTGCactcttttttttaaacgtttaccGGAAATTTCTTCGTTTCCGAAATTAGGGTAGTTGACAGTTCCATACTGATTAAGAAAAGAAGTTCTCTCAGATTGCACACAACTCACCTAATATATCTCTTTGAGGCATCCACTTGGAGGTTAAAATTTGATCAGTTCTTTCTCGCAAATCACCATCCCATTTCCATATGACTCTTTGAGGTAGTCTTCTAAATGCTTTCAAGAAAGCGACTCGTTTTGATTCAGGCATAGTCTCCATTTTGAGCAAAGACCCCATACAAAAGTAAATCACTCCGTGTTCAGATTCaccaatgaatttttgaatgtcctTTATGTGTGATCGGTAATGGTAATAAATAGGTAGATTGGTACAAATAAGTTACGCGATTAATtgcaaataaaatcaaataaattctcAAAAGAGCATACCTATTCGGATAAAATAGAATGAAATGGATTTTCCCACAGATTTTGAAATGCTagctggtaatattttttttgagaggaggCCAACTAGACTAAATTCTCCCATAATTTTCACTTTACTATAGTTTTTTCAGTGCGACGCAAGTTGTTTCTCATGGTCGAAAATTCACGCGATGAAGTTTTTAAATCACTACCTTATTCCTAAATCCTCCAAAAGAGATGGAATTAtaaattcagttgaaaatttatatttttggcaGTTTCCAAATccaacttttctttttcaaaattgtttaaaaaaaacgatttgtgccataatcaaaattactatacctattttttaatattaaaaaattgccaaaaagtctgctcttttttttgtcaaaattcccaaaagttttgttttgtttctaaaattttaagaaattcttacatttttcgaaatcaagtttttcggaaaaaatcatTCCGGGAATATtaatttcagtaggtacctacactacgTTAATCGAATTCGAGAATTCAGTAGTGGGTAATATttcggaaaaattaaatttcaagttctattcTCCTGCCGCCTTCTTTAGAGTTTTCACTTAAGATGAGTAGACAGCAGTCGTTAAGTATTGAACTTtcaatattataggtacctaatactcaCCTCAGGCAAACGTTTCGCTGGGGTAATTTGCAGTCCAGCAATTTCAATCATACCTGGAACTAAGGGAAGAGGAGCATTAAAGCTGAAATGCGAAAACATTAATATCAGACTTGTGTTTTTTGCTATTTCATCGAGTCTTGGAGTATCCACTCCAAATATTTTTCTGGCGACATCTTCAGTTCCATACGAATAATAGAAGTATAAAGTTTCAGCAAATAAATAACAAAGAGTATTGTACAATCGTTGATAAAATGTAGGATGAAATCGATCAAATTCTTCATCAGTAAGCGGATACGGTATATAGGAAGGATTACTCGGATTACCCATACGATTACCTATCCAAGGAAAAATGGAATTTGGACTGAATGCAATATGCTTTGCTTGAAATTTATGCACGAATCCTAAGGTAACATCGCCGTGATGTACTTCGGTGATTACCAAATCGTAggaataatttgtttttaagaattgtttcagtttttcacaCTCAAACATCAGTTTAATTATTTCAACGCCACCTGAAAGCAATATATTGGTTTGTGGGAATGGATTACGATATGTTAGTTTGTCATTTACAACGAAACGCCCCGGGAAGTTGAAGCATCCTGTTAGGTCGATATCAGTAAAATTCTGCTGAGCTGGGTTCGTTGGGAATGGATTAATCACTGTTACATTATGTCCTCTTCTAGCCAACTCCATCATGACAGATTTATAAACAATGTAATGACTTTTGAGTTTTAAAGGAAACACACCCAGAATATTGGCACATTTTAATTCCATCACAGatattgataaaataaacaTCGTACACATTGCTGGTATTACACTTACactcatgtttttaaaaaacaatataaaGTTACATTACATGCACTGAATCACTGTATGAATTATGAAGTAGTCCTCGGagtaaatttttctcgaaaggAACATCCACTGACTTGATTCAATGTCAGtgtaaatttgaagtttttctgtGCACGAAGCAATCACAAATTATTTACTTAGctataggtactttaaaattgacaatttcgtGTCAgtataaattcatattttatatCTCGTTATGTAATCTGCTTGAAGTGCGATTAGAAAATATCGCGATTTACTACACAGTACATACTTAATATACCCAAACAAAACATGAAGTGCCTGCTTATACATTATCTGCCTGCGTATTCTACCtaacgaaattaaaatttcattcacgtggaaaaaaatcgaaatcattgGAATCGCTGAAATAGGGAGCTCTACGTGAATGGTTTTAATATGCGAACCCAAAGTTCCATCATACACCAACAAGTCAAATACCAAgtgccaaatttcatttttttttaaatttttggcgaatttttaaaaatttaaatttgacacaaatcaaaataattttgtgaaattcaaGTAGAAAGATGTTTAGTttacactcaatttttggaatttcaaattcactGATGGTGATTTCGAACAGTTTATATCTGAACCCTGTATCTCGATCTGCAGATTTTCTAGTCAAGGAAGAACCCCATGTGAATAAACGCCTAGTCTCAAGTTCAACACCTATGACTTTAATAATCGTCTTTTTTATGGTCTTTCAAATCGATTcagagagattttttttaaaccgtcTCTTTCactttaaattcaaatttttattcgtgatcttttttgaataaataaattgttGATCCTGAATCCGTCAGCATTAGAAACTGAAAGGCTCATTTAGGTACTTCGGTGCACATCTTATTTTCCACCTTGCCAACTGATTAGTGGCGTCAGTTTATTACGTTAAAAGAGAACATCTCGCAAAAATCACAGGTcttatttttttgctcaataCCAAATTTTGTTAGTGACTTTTGGtacgtttaaatttttttaaaattgcacaGCCTAGTTGAAAAGAAATGTTCCTATTTTGAATCAAGCATTCGTTTCCCTTCTTCTTCAATGaccactttttctttttctaatctTTGACTAATAAAATATGACAcactgcaacaaaaaaaatccaagaggATCACATAGGTTAGTACAATCATATAAAAACCTACATtcgtttaaaattaaatatttaagtaggtacataatatacatacctatatgtaATGCAATAAGTTCAAAGCATATTTACCAATATAATAAGACGACGATTGTATCTAAAGAAATGCTCGATAAAAAGAAAGCTGAAGGAAAAGTATCCAAAGTAGCTTCGAAAATCCCATTATAAACCGGATGACATATTGGAATTAATAACGTAAACATTCCAGTAACAGAACTCAAACGACCTgcaattgtacataaaattattAGTTTCtccatgaaaataaaaattaacatcgaactgaaattttacaaaaaaaccaTCTGGTTTGTAGAACTTACCAAGTTCgtcacttttgtaaaatttactcAAGAATGATAAGCTAACTGATAAGGCGGTGCcgtgaaaaacatcaaaaattggaactgcgagtaaaaaaaaagacaaaaatgtaacaaaaaggTGGACATGGGCTCTCTAATTTACTGGTATCCATAGTGATAATTATGCAAGAATTGGAAGAGCGAAATAAGTGTTACACTTTACCTGCATAAAGATGCCAAGTTTTATAAGCAAAAAGGTATCCAATAACTGCGATCGTGTCCCATAATCCAGCAAATACGCCAATTATTCCGtcatgtatttttaaaatcttgctCAGAATAATGCTACAAAAAACGCTTCCTAGAAcataaaaaaatagaacataCAATATTGTAAGTATATGTACAATTATTATACTCAGGTACCAATtcaatttgatgattttcatttcacaagtacctaggtacattaaTCACGACTTAATTTAAAGATGGCCAAAAGAGAGAAGAGGGTAATAAGCAATCAAAAtgttataatatgtattataccTAATGGGGGAAAATATGGGTAAAAAGCTGAATCTAAAACATCTCGATTTATTGTTATCGTGTTTAGAGTTACCTTGGCCAGAAATTGCACGAGTCCTTGAAAATTAATGGTtcgcgaaataaaaaaaattgtgaattttgaccaaCTTCAGTAAAGAttatttgagttgaaagtcattcgaataaaattttttgctttggaGGTGCCTCCGAGGGGAGATATGTGACCTCAAATAGGGCATTGGGAAAAATTGTTCAGTCCCAAAAGATGATATCGAAGATATTAGACCATTGCTATCAAAATTCGAGACCACCTTTATGGTTCTACTGAACGATTAAAAGTTTGTAAATTAATTCCGAATCACTTGCTtacatttaatcaaaaaaaaaaaaattgagaaaaaaatctaaaatttagttGATAGGttcttataaaattaaaaaaaaaaatgaaaatcaaaaaatagaaattccaatctattaaaatttcaaaaaaatactgtgcaagaaaattcaagaaaatttttacaaattgcaaaatttgaaagtttagaAAACATTGAAGATTTAGAAAATCTTAATCAAGCCCCTAGAAATCTAAATATTTTTGGACCAGAGTAATCTAAATTAAAAGAACATGTAAAAATAGTTCactaaccaaattttcagctgtcaggagtgcatttttcgatttttagtgagttttttggaaattaaattccagtcaaaaattcaaaaaaatcaaaattttatcaaatttccaCCTAAAAAGTTGATGTTTAGCAAAAGTACCATTTTTGAACTCCTTAAATCGATTGAAAgcagtttcaaaccattttgaacagttttggagcctccagttggTTTGGTGGATATTCGAAAGTTGAACATTCCACAAAACTATACCCAATGAAGTTATACAGCTAAAATTGAGTTTATACCACAATTTTAACATTCTGATGAGTCGATTTGTGATAGTTTAAACctattttagagcctccagcaactttttagaaattctagttctccaaaaaaatgtcataaaatctttcaaagaactgctcaaaacggtttgagaCTGTTTTCAATAGATTCGATTCGAATGGACGAAAATGGGATACTTATAACATAACATATaaagtttcagctttttatataaattaggtcaaatctggatttttttttacatctttggggtaaatttgattttcaaaaatctaccatcaaacttgaaaattgttttataaaaaaaaattataataaaaataaaaaattctgagaaatgtaaaaatgtttaGGTATAGgaacttgaaataaaacttAGACGTAGGTATCCAAAAAACCTAACAATTCAAGAcgtctaaaaaaataaaaagtctgAGAATGTCTGAGTCATTTTacgaataattataaaaaaccCATTCAAATGAATGACGGAGAAAAATTgctgcaaaaattgagaaaatttgtcAAGTAAGTCAAGTATAGCTTTTAGCTTACCCATCTGTGATGTGGATACCTACACACCCTTCTCTCCAAAAAGATTTTCTCTAGCatggagtttgaaatttttccacttgtaaaaaaatgatttttttctcagagaTTTACTttaattcgtttattttctCAGATGCGGGCTCATTTAACCGAATCTTTTAAAAAAGAGCCAATAGTTATCTGaatatcaaatcaaatcaaattggcATACGAATTacccaaaaatacttttttcttacattatGGCTCCTATTTTCCAAGTCATTCTCATACGGTAAgatttatacctattttaaaattacctaatcgATTTAATTTGCATAATGACTCACCTATGGCAACGCCAATGTATCGATATACAATATAAGTGCTGAATTCACGTTCATCCCAATGAAATTTATACCTTAGAAATAGGTACAAAATGGCTTTTTctcctgaaatcaaaaattaaaaattaaaatcattttcataattaatttcTACCTTCCAGTgaataaaattatactttcaAACGAATATGCAATTTAAATTACCTTGAGTCGCGAAAGATATCAACGTGTAAATACTCAGCAATATCACCACCACAATCCTGCCCCTGCCGAGACTCTTTTTAAACACAACTTTGAAACTATCCACGATTTTCATCACGCTGAATATTTTACTAAAACTAAGCTTTTTATCAACTTGTACCGAAATATCGCGAACAAAAACCAGAGCTAAAATCAAAGCTGCGATAGAAGACACGAAACAAAACAAGTAGGTGTAAAAGAACCCAATTCTACGCAAAATAAATCCACTGCCACCGTATCCCATTAAATCAGCCAACGTCCTGGCACCCAGCAGCATTCCCATTCTCATGGTACGACTTTCTACAGAGGATACATCCCAAATATACATTTGACCTGCCAAAGACATCAATATAATTCCTCCAGACATCATTTCAACGATAATATTCGAGTACACAGCTGTTTGAGGCATCCAAGACCAGAAATGAGAATGCAAGCAGCCGAATAAAGCTTGAATTATTTGGCCAATTATTGGTAGGAATATCAGAGGTCGTCTACGTCTGCCAGCTTCGTCGCTCCAGGAAGTTgcgaatattgaaaaaaatgtacaaacgAATAGCATTATGAAGCGATAGAACGAATTCATTTCGGTGGCAAAAAGGACTCCTTGTTTTTCATCGTCGCAAAGGGTGTTCAAATCTGGCTCGAAAGTGGCATTGAAACGACATTTCTTCTGTAGAAGTAGATTGGTGTTTGTACCATCCAAGATTATGTAGATGGCCCAGTACAGAAAATACGCAGGTTCGACTGTTATCACTTTTAAAAAccgaagtaaatttttcgacATGTTTAACACTCTCGACAccggtaaaaaaataataaattggaaaaaaattaaattatcacGTCGcagacaaaaaataaatcacgttTGATCGATTGTGAATTTTCCAAGAATATTACAAATTCGAATAGGTACTTTCAAAATCTCAGACTATTtgtaaatcgattaaaaaaaaaaaaaaaactattcacgACCGAAAATTGGTATGTAATAAAAATCCACAAGTCACgagaacatttaaaaataaaaatacattaacTTTGTTCAACGATTTCACACTCGCGGCCAAACACATTTAACTATATCTTAATAGGTTAGAACACTGTAATAGAATAGATTGAAATACAAATGAAACACACTTTAAACTAAGAATCATTTGAAATTCGCGCAAAAATTATTCGCACCGACGTAAATTACGTGACTGGTTgggaaaatcatattttctacAAGCACCaatggaaagaaaaaattcaccaagtcACGATAAACCAGTACCTACTTGTCAATATTTCACATCCACGAAACCAGTTAGgtacaaaatatgtaaataaactGGAGACATTTCTATTTAATATAATAATTTGACTAAAAGCAAACGACCGAATGGTGATAGAATGAATGGGTACAAATTAGATCATCGAAATCGGATATTCTACCTGTATagttttagacaaaaaaaaacccatTGAAGCGGAGTATTCACGCACATAAATATTGGCATAAGGTATTCCCACATGGTAAGTCTGAGTCTGACAGGTGCCtggttttttttgaatgaatgaatggcTGAGATTAAAAAACAAGTTTCAATACTTCCGCAACGAGAATAATAATTGTGCGTTATGAAGTACCTATTGTGAGCCTATATTTAGCTTTTAGGCGTAAATTATTGCAATGTGTTATTGTTAACTTACAATTAAATGTAATTACATGAGAGATACCTATATGCGATGTATCTAATAATAATTTATCGATACGCAGATTAGTAAATTGTTTTGCATATCGAGAGCTTAGAAGGAAGAATCGAGTGAATCATCGATCAGATTTTTTgttatttgaaagtttgatcAATAGATGATGATTTTATGCCCGATTGTgacaaaacgaaaattttaccGGGGTTCGTGGAAAATGAAATACGTATCTATCATCAAATTTACGtgtgtacctaactacctatagtCGATTTTTCTGACTCATTTAGGTACTTGCATCCGGattcacatttttgattttctctgttttcgattttttttttcaaattcccaaTATAATGAACAAAACCTTTTTTAAACACAATAAATAGCTTCACATCATTTACAAAAtcttttcatttcataaaataacAAGTACCTATGCTAGGGCTGTTGTTACTTAATCTTTAAtctaatgttcattttttgttttaggtcttgtttttgtattttaaaatgttacttttttcaaacttttgagaaattgattttaaaaaacttaggAATATGATCAATCACATTACAGGAATGAggaatggtaaaaaaaaactactttctgACAAATCAAAAATAGAATTCCAAAAGgggaaatacatattttttgcacgacgaaaaagggcgtcatcacgacaagcattttttcgttcataaaagatgaatgaacgacgaaaaattatgaagttccacgccagatgaagcccgacaataaagtatttatgaacgactacgatttaataacgggataagcagtattcacgacaaaataatttcattcacGACAGAACATCAGTTCAAAtacaataatattttgtataaattctgacaaataatcaactgagggtttctttcaaaaaaatttgagtgaaattgtaactcagtagaagagaaccaaattggcctatgcaaagcgagggcaaaatcttagggaaaaaatgaaaattttgaggatagatcggcgattttgtcggcaaatgaatgataattaaatacatgattgtaaaaaatttgaatttttgaaaactaaaactaaaatattgttggaatttttgtatttttctaactttcttgaatttctcataatttccaagtttttcctactttcgCGAAACCGGAGGGGGGGGGCAAACTGTCACCCATCAGCCCACTTTCATTTTGTCCCTgaggtcaaaagaggaagaggggtTGCCCATCAAAGcccacaaaacattacttctataaacagcaattttttacatacctacttcgtttttttggcatcattttaatattttttgaacatttatttctatcggtgaaatgcctgtttttgatagaaaaattttgtcgtgcattgccttatatagcagttgaaagtaataaaatgtcgtgaattttttaattcgtcgtttgatacattattttgtcgttggagtaccttttatgtcggggtaagctctttattgtcgggaatttccaatttagtcgtggtaatgatttttctggcgtgaaagtgcctatgcttgtcgtgctgacgccctttcttgtcgtggtattaaatcacacccattccaaaataatgaaaacaaaaattttaagagcTGAAGTTGATATAGTGCATACTGCCTTCATCGCCATAGGGGATGATTACTTTATGAACCCCTTAAACTGAAAAGTTTGGTAATGTGTTATTTACAAGTGGCAGATAGGCGAATATGTCATTAATTTTGTCCGCACTCACAGCCCGGCAGCGAGCTGTATATTTAAATAGGGAGAAATGCAGACAAAGCCTTTGGTATGTGATCACCTGATGATCACAAACAATTATTATGTAGGGGTGTTTTgcccattgactttttagatatggactgctagcggcccataagcttaacatatggctattgtcttgaacatagtaagtCGAGGGTTATGATCTGCACATGTGCCAGCTCTGTTGTGACGTTATACCACCCAGGTAAAGTTACACAGAGGTGCGGGAGGTATAATGTCGTCACCTGGTACTAGGGAACTACATATAAcccaggtatgtcagacggccattttgttcctggtttgacgaacttagcattgcagtatatgggaattcggcaaactttaaccACGTATATTCAAAACTgtgcacttttacaactttaTTGAAtgagctttccaatggtatgctacatgtatcaattgaaatacatttaattgttttgaatttcagtcatttttcagcacttcatttttgggttaaaaatagtttgaaattgtgtgaaattcacagcatgtgctctaattcaatgattactttcattctatgccagaaattccatcataaaaaccttgaatcgaaaaacaacaattttttttcgtgaggaacaaaatgggagtcTGACATACCCGGGTTACAGTACC contains:
- the LOC135845126 gene encoding uncharacterized protein LOC135845126: MSVSVIPAMCTMFILSISVMELKCANILGVFPLKLKSHYIVYKSVMMELARRGHNVTVINPFPTNPAQQNFTDIDLTGCFNFPGRFVVNDKLTYRNPFPQTNILLSGGVEIIKLMFECEKLKQFLKTNYSYDLVITEVHHGDVTLGFVHKFQAKHIAFSPNSIFPWIGNRMGNPSNPSYIPYPLTDEEFDRFHPTFYQRLYNTLCYLFAETLYFYYSYGTEDVARKIFGVDTPRLDEIAKNTSLILMFSHFSFNAPLPLVPGMIEIAGLQITPAKRLPEDIQKFIGESEHGVIYFCMGSLLKMETMPESKRVAFLKAFRRLPQRVIWKWDGDLRERTDQILTSKWMPQRDILAHPKVKLFIAHGGALGLNEAIYEGVPVLGIPMFHDQTLNLRSLRAYGAAEILDYSDINNDTVLTKIMQVLQPEYATNMKKLSKIYKDRPMSAMDTAIYWIEYVIRHKGARHLRSAAVDLPLYQYLLLDVIVFLITVIFGATFFILYLLKKLWLFFHSKPAVIVGDSKKKKIKINRNDAKLLCKLSVLLIIMRVKQSICTVFILFVFVTGSQCANILGVFPLKLKSHYIIYQSVTKELARRGHNVTVINPFPTNKSEKNFTDIDITECSNFPEEGFTLNDEDISRNPFLQVYSLLSSGVELMEQMFRCEKLKKFLKTNDSYDLVITEVFHGDVTLGFVNRFQAYHIAFCLNSMFPWAADRMGNPNNPSYIPYPNTNAEFNRSHPTFYQRLYNTLCYLFTEMVYFYYSFGVEDVAKQVFGADTPGLNEIAKNTSLMLLFSHFSFNVPRPLVPGVVEIAGVHINEAKPVPEYPFSRRGHIWKWNGDLRDKHKTDRIFTSKWMPQRDILAHPNVKLFISHGGALGLNEAIYEGIPVLGIPMFADQTLNLQILKAHGAAEILDYSDINNDTVLTKIKQVLQPEYSINMKKLSKMYKDRPMSAMDTAIYWIEYVIRHKGAHHLRTAAVDLSLYQYLLLDVLVFLFSVVLCTIFFTCYFLKKGWLFFTQTQFSMNFKKIN
- the LOC135844660 gene encoding probable peptidoglycan muropeptide transporter SLC46, which gives rise to MSKNLLRFLKVITVEPAYFLYWAIYIILDGTNTNLLLQKKCRFNATFEPDLNTLCDDEKQGVLFATEMNSFYRFIMLFVCTFFSIFATSWSDEAGRRRRPLIFLPIIGQIIQALFGCLHSHFWSWMPQTAVYSNIIVEMMSGGIILMSLAGQMYIWDVSSVESRTMRMGMLLGARTLADLMGYGGSGFILRRIGFFYTYLFCFVSSIAALILALVFVRDISVQVDKKLSFSKIFSVMKIVDSFKVVFKKSLGRGRIVVVILLSIYTLISFATQGEKAILYLFLRYKFHWDEREFSTYIVYRYIGVAIGSVFCSIILSKILKIHDGIIGVFAGLWDTIAVIGYLFAYKTWHLYAVPIFDVFHGTALSVSLSFLSKFYKSDELGRLSSVTGMFTLLIPICHPVYNGIFEATLDTFPSAFFLSSISLDTIVVLLYCVSYFISQRLEKEKVVIEEEGKRMLDSK